In Legionella sp. PATHC035, a genomic segment contains:
- a CDS encoding protein kinase domain-containing protein yields MRSKSELENNRNPPEESVIIINPTQLSQEQSPFLSDFLEGDDNPEVFLKDAVYTHESIRFKLTHELNWRLGKDGISECFEVMRDGQAGSGKFGRIDLIEGKLVFNERGLEFIPISLKPHKERVRKFIFFKQEKEEAVWRKSIKEEYKRTKQAGHLKVRNPVFFRDNDGALGAYFIIKKAPGVTLHDLLYGTAQEPLDTATRKAISLAILDAYIEQVKRRGLVHNDISLRNIMVDLSNPKQPIVTFIDFAFAKKIKVNDSGKLIRGTPVYMAPERFEGDGSSTASDVFALGHILGELWGEQRMLPSPKLGIKGIYRASKKGSFDSDLVHLEESDLSENEKESIIYMLLSMLAPKPEVRPSPEEVKEVFTRDYEYLEEPVEVHSKNSLP; encoded by the coding sequence ATGAGATCGAAATCGGAACTAGAAAACAATAGGAATCCACCTGAAGAGTCAGTGATAATTATTAATCCTACTCAGTTGAGCCAAGAGCAGAGCCCCTTCTTAAGCGATTTTTTGGAGGGTGATGATAATCCCGAAGTGTTTTTAAAAGATGCGGTTTATACACATGAGTCCATCCGATTTAAATTAACCCATGAACTGAATTGGCGCTTGGGAAAAGACGGCATCAGTGAATGTTTTGAGGTAATGAGAGACGGCCAAGCAGGCAGCGGAAAATTTGGACGTATTGACCTTATTGAAGGGAAGTTGGTTTTTAACGAAAGGGGGCTTGAATTTATACCCATATCTTTAAAACCACATAAAGAGAGAGTGAGAAAATTCATTTTCTTTAAACAAGAGAAAGAAGAAGCAGTATGGCGTAAAAGCATTAAGGAAGAATATAAACGAACCAAACAAGCGGGTCATTTAAAAGTAAGAAATCCAGTCTTTTTTAGAGATAATGATGGAGCACTTGGTGCGTATTTTATCATTAAAAAAGCTCCCGGGGTTACCTTACATGATCTTTTGTATGGGACGGCGCAAGAACCACTGGACACGGCTACCCGAAAAGCAATTTCCCTTGCCATTCTCGATGCATACATAGAACAGGTAAAAAGGAGAGGTTTAGTGCACAATGATATTTCTCTGAGAAACATCATGGTGGATCTTTCTAATCCCAAGCAGCCAATTGTTACTTTTATAGATTTCGCTTTTGCTAAGAAAATAAAGGTCAACGATTCTGGTAAGTTAATAAGAGGTACCCCAGTGTATATGGCTCCCGAGCGATTTGAGGGAGATGGGAGCAGTACCGCAAGCGATGTGTTTGCTTTAGGACATATTCTTGGTGAGCTTTGGGGAGAACAAAGAATGCTCCCTAGTCCTAAATTAGGCATCAAAGGGATTTACCGCGCAAGCAAAAAGGGTTCATTTGACAGCGATCTTGTCCACCTTGAGGAGTCCGATCTCAGTGAGAACGAAAAAGAGAGTATAATTTATATGTTACTCTCAATGTTAGCTCCGAAACCTGAAGTTCGGCCTAGTCCTGAGGAAGTAAAAGAAGTTTTTACAAGGGATTATGAGTATCTTGAGGAACCAGTAGAGGTTCATTCCAAAAATTCTCTACCCTGA
- a CDS encoding MBL fold metallo-hydrolase, translating to MRQLLITILIFLLSDAASCAPVFEIIPLGVYGGLKDGNLSAYLLKTIESDNYTALDGGTLMHGLEVSVQKQSLFNKNIDDLLQKYIPAYLISHAHLDHLMGLVMAQPELRAQQTIMAREETMQALQKHIFNWSVWGNFGDRGEIPHLNYQHYQTIPLLQWTAIPNTDLQVKTFPLSHGGMASSAFLIRYETEYLLYLGDTGADRIEKSTNLETIWKEIAPLIRKKQLHAIMLECSFLNSQPDDKLFGHLKPSLFMFELRQLASIVDPLDFKNALRGLPVIVTHIKPRLVDFSNSKEDTRKQVINELSQENDIGVALIKPEQGSMFSL from the coding sequence ATGCGTCAGTTATTGATTACGATTTTGATTTTTTTGTTGTCAGACGCAGCATCTTGCGCACCTGTTTTTGAGATTATTCCTCTTGGAGTCTATGGTGGTTTGAAAGATGGGAATTTATCCGCTTATTTATTAAAAACAATCGAGAGCGATAATTATACGGCTCTTGATGGGGGTACTTTGATGCATGGGCTTGAAGTTAGCGTCCAGAAGCAATCGCTATTTAATAAAAATATTGACGATTTGCTGCAAAAATATATTCCTGCTTATCTCATTTCTCATGCACATCTTGATCATCTGATGGGGCTTGTAATGGCTCAACCCGAATTACGAGCGCAGCAGACAATTATGGCACGCGAAGAAACCATGCAGGCATTGCAGAAACATATTTTTAACTGGTCTGTTTGGGGAAATTTTGGTGATAGGGGTGAAATTCCGCACTTGAATTATCAGCATTATCAAACCATACCATTGCTGCAATGGACTGCTATTCCTAATACCGATCTGCAGGTAAAAACGTTCCCTTTAAGTCATGGTGGAATGGCATCAAGCGCCTTTTTAATACGTTATGAGACGGAATATCTCTTATACTTGGGGGATACGGGGGCTGATCGCATTGAAAAATCAACAAATTTGGAAACTATTTGGAAGGAAATTGCGCCACTCATTAGAAAGAAGCAGCTTCATGCCATCATGCTCGAGTGTTCCTTTTTAAACTCACAGCCAGATGACAAATTATTTGGGCATTTAAAACCAAGTTTATTTATGTTTGAGTTGCGCCAATTGGCGTCAATTGTTGATCCTTTAGATTTTAAAAACGCACTACGGGGATTGCCAGTTATTGTTACTCACATCAAACCGAGATTAGTTGATTTTTCAAATTCGAAAGAGGATACACGAAAGCAGGTTATCAATGAATTGTCCCAGGAAAATGATATCGGTGTCGCATTAATTAAACCGGAGCAAGGTTCAATGTTCAGTTTATAA
- a CDS encoding ferritin-like domain-containing protein: protein MTHGRPESGTIDDAIIKTLNKILELEMAGVVRYTHYSFMIFGFNRIPICKWMRDQAQESLNHAHLIGELITHFSYHPTLKIGTLLETHQHNIRTILEESLEHEKQGLNLYYQLLHHSEKKSVLVEEFARKMIQEEEMHVGEIYKMLMSPETLKD from the coding sequence ATGACACATGGAAGACCCGAGTCTGGAACAATTGATGATGCCATTATAAAAACTCTAAATAAGATATTAGAACTTGAGATGGCCGGGGTTGTGCGCTATACCCACTACTCTTTTATGATATTCGGTTTTAATCGTATCCCTATCTGTAAATGGATGCGGGATCAGGCTCAAGAGAGCTTAAATCACGCTCATTTAATAGGGGAGCTTATTACCCATTTTTCCTATCACCCTACACTTAAAATTGGCACATTATTAGAAACTCATCAGCATAATATTAGAACTATTTTGGAGGAGTCTCTTGAGCATGAGAAACAAGGTTTAAACTTATATTATCAACTCTTACACCATTCAGAAAAAAAGTCAGTGTTAGTTGAAGAGTTTGCCAGAAAAATGATTCAAGAAGAAGAAATGCATGTTGGCGAAATCTATAAAATGCTTATGTCGCCTGAAACGTTGAAAGATTAG
- a CDS encoding AAA family ATPase: protein MPQTFIKGHRAMLIIFGGLPGTGKTTISKIIAQRIKAVYLRVDTIEQALINLDGYPDALIVGSEGYFISYAVARENLALGLNVVADSVNPIAITRQHWQQVAEQAGADFIEIELICSDATAHQNRVEGRIADLEGHKLPTWQDVLDRHYEPWESKHMVIDTSQSLIDESVALIMNFIVNFCGRK from the coding sequence ATGCCACAAACGTTTATAAAAGGCCATCGAGCGATGTTAATTATTTTCGGTGGGTTACCGGGGACAGGAAAAACTACGATTTCTAAAATCATAGCCCAGCGTATCAAGGCCGTTTATCTCAGAGTAGACACTATTGAGCAGGCTCTAATTAACTTAGATGGCTATCCTGATGCATTGATAGTGGGTTCAGAGGGGTACTTTATCAGCTATGCAGTTGCTCGAGAGAATTTGGCCTTAGGCTTAAATGTGGTGGCCGATTCGGTTAATCCGATTGCAATCACACGCCAACATTGGCAGCAAGTAGCCGAACAAGCCGGAGCAGATTTTATCGAGATTGAACTCATTTGTTCCGATGCAACCGCTCATCAAAATCGGGTAGAAGGACGCATTGCCGATTTGGAGGGACATAAACTGCCTACATGGCAAGATGTTTTGGATCGCCACTATGAGCCTTGGGAAAGCAAACACATGGTGATTGATACGTCCCAATCGCTAATCGATGAGTCCGTGGCGCTCATTATGAATTTTATAGTGAACTTTTGCGGGAGAAAGTAG
- a CDS encoding Mbeg1-like protein, with translation MPKCTIRLLLDAAQLAYRIEGKENKLREDENETSEGYVYTKTLTEGIANAEYKIEAKTNPEAEGTEALAAVCLKPMDDESTSPIIISYRGTAAIRDVASNINLTLTGTVGKKLQEEAYDFYEKAKLQFPNREIIIVGHSLGGHLAQYVGARAYATDRDLQESRKLHVRTFNTASIDSLHGRSLTKEHPGLFAQFCNYRLDMDIVSGLRVAENLGGLPTPRYYGNTFSFSTDKNRLAAHPLRAMREVIPDNVQDLVVGGTNQAERDLNTLKEAVLGIKEAYAAHIKGQWFSTFRMGSQNKKIIDEQLDLASKALNEDPPDFVMARMHLNVAMHRTSGPTSFQCLDFLIKEVNFVASEWPENENQNTSILNVRTTQNSI, from the coding sequence ATGCCAAAATGTACTATTAGATTATTACTCGATGCAGCACAGCTCGCCTATCGTATTGAAGGAAAAGAAAATAAGTTGCGCGAAGACGAAAACGAAACGAGTGAAGGCTACGTCTATACCAAGACATTAACAGAGGGTATCGCTAATGCAGAATATAAGATCGAAGCTAAAACCAATCCCGAAGCAGAAGGTACTGAGGCTTTAGCGGCTGTTTGTCTTAAACCAATGGATGACGAATCCACTTCCCCTATTATTATTTCCTATAGAGGAACAGCAGCGATTAGGGATGTGGCTTCCAATATCAATCTAACCTTAACGGGTACCGTAGGAAAAAAATTACAGGAAGAAGCATATGATTTCTATGAGAAGGCAAAATTACAGTTTCCCAATAGGGAAATCATAATCGTGGGACATTCTCTAGGAGGACACCTCGCCCAATATGTCGGAGCTCGAGCCTATGCAACAGATAGAGACCTGCAAGAGTCAAGAAAATTACATGTGAGAACATTTAATACTGCTTCCATTGATTCACTCCATGGCCGATCATTGACTAAAGAACACCCTGGTCTTTTTGCTCAATTTTGTAATTACAGACTCGACATGGATATTGTCAGTGGGCTACGCGTTGCAGAAAATTTAGGTGGATTACCCACTCCACGATATTATGGAAACACCTTTTCTTTTAGCACCGATAAAAACCGACTTGCGGCCCATCCTTTGAGGGCAATGAGAGAAGTCATTCCTGACAATGTACAAGATTTGGTAGTAGGCGGAACCAATCAAGCGGAGAGGGATTTAAACACGCTGAAAGAAGCCGTTCTCGGTATTAAAGAAGCCTATGCAGCCCACATCAAGGGGCAATGGTTTTCTACGTTTCGGATGGGCAGCCAAAATAAAAAAATCATTGATGAACAATTAGATCTTGCTAGCAAGGCTTTAAATGAAGATCCACCCGATTTCGTAATGGCAAGAATGCACCTAAATGTTGCCATGCATCGAACTTCTGGCCCTACCTCATTTCAGTGCCTTGATTTTTTAATCAAAGAGGTTAATTTTGTTGCGAGCGAATGGCCTGAGAATGAAAATCAGAATACGAGCATCTTGAACGTTAGGACAACTCAAAATAGTATTTAG
- a CDS encoding HAMP domain-containing protein produces the protein MPRQKGTQEVAMNLEPFHHPKSKASMESRLRDILEAMESVRRGDLSKRLKKDQYDIFGEIADSYNSMMEGLSSFTSEVTRVAREVGTEGKLGGQAQVPGVTGTWKELTDNVNAMAANLTSQVRNIAQVTTAVASGDLNQKITVEVKGEVLELKNTINKMVDNLRSFSGEVTRVAKEVGTEGKLGGQAQVPGVTGTWKELTDNVNAMAANLTNQVRNIAQVATAVAKGDLNQKITVEVQGEMLQLKETLNKMVDSLTIFASEVTRVAKEVGTEGKLGGQAQVPGVTGTWKELTDNVNAMAANLTSQVRNIAQVATAVAKGDLNQKITVEVLGEVLQLKETINRMVDSLTIFASEVTRVAKEVGTEGKLGGQAQVPNVTGTWKELTDNVNAMAANLTNQVRNIAQVTTAVASGNLNQKITVEVRGEVLELKNTINDMVDNLRSFSGEVTRVAKEVGTEGKLGGQAQVPGVTGTWKELTDNVNAMAANLTSQVRNIAQVATAVADGDLNQKITVEVSGEILQLKETLNKMVDNLNLFAAEVTRVAKEVGTEGKLGGQASVPEVGGTWKELTANVNAMASNLTDQVRNISKVAIAISAGDLTQKITVEAKGEVLLLKETINKMVDDLNRLASEVSRVAQVAGKEGRLNERANVEGVGGSWKDIVDKLNNLLNSIATPVQEVIRLAVALSMGDVSQRVSIETQGDIRTLSDALNKSFDDLGALIRFAMDSSTKVSGASVQLADISKQVSSTLQQAASTTQQIAVGAKEQAKKLESSTRIVTELSKSIQQGATNSRTAAEVTQEAAKLASRGTDAGKQAATRLKSIDDIVKSNTDTVKDLDKRAKEIGVIVGTTKGIADQTNLLALNAAIEAARAGEAGRGFAVVADEIRKLAEGTKKAAVQIEGMVNTILESTTQVVEGMTTGTQKVTESIDIVNEALRILSQISSGTQEITVKAQEISTATSEQAKAALAVAKTTEEISATSEQAAVGAEQMSSSIQQQTASMQQMTVSASNLSVLSDELRTALKRFKVAYMASETHVLRGE, from the coding sequence ATGCCTCGACAGAAAGGAACACAAGAAGTTGCGATGAATTTAGAACCTTTTCATCACCCCAAAAGTAAGGCCTCAATGGAGAGTAGACTTCGTGATATTCTTGAGGCTATGGAGTCGGTGAGGCGAGGCGACTTGTCCAAACGCTTGAAAAAAGACCAGTATGATATTTTTGGCGAAATAGCCGATTCCTATAATAGTATGATGGAAGGGTTAAGCAGTTTTACTTCAGAAGTAACCCGCGTTGCCCGTGAAGTCGGTACCGAAGGTAAATTAGGCGGGCAAGCGCAGGTTCCTGGTGTCACGGGAACCTGGAAAGAATTAACCGATAACGTCAATGCAATGGCTGCCAATTTAACCAGCCAAGTGCGCAATATCGCTCAAGTAACCACCGCCGTGGCCAGTGGTGATCTCAATCAAAAAATTACTGTTGAAGTCAAAGGCGAAGTATTGGAATTGAAAAATACAATTAACAAGATGGTGGATAATTTAAGGTCGTTTTCAGGTGAAGTAACGCGGGTGGCGAAAGAAGTCGGTACCGAGGGTAAATTGGGCGGGCAAGCACAAGTTCCTGGTGTCACAGGCACATGGAAAGAGTTAACCGATAATGTGAATGCGATGGCGGCCAATTTAACCAACCAGGTGCGCAATATTGCTCAGGTAGCAACCGCAGTGGCTAAAGGTGATTTGAATCAAAAGATCACCGTTGAAGTTCAAGGTGAAATGCTGCAACTGAAAGAAACCCTGAATAAAATGGTGGATAGTTTGACTATCTTTGCTTCAGAAGTAACACGGGTAGCCAAGGAAGTGGGCACCGAAGGAAAGCTAGGCGGTCAAGCACAGGTGCCTGGGGTTACGGGTACGTGGAAAGAATTAACCGATAATGTGAATGCGATGGCTGCTAATTTAACCAGTCAAGTACGTAACATTGCCCAAGTTGCGACCGCAGTCGCAAAAGGTGATTTAAATCAGAAGATCACTGTAGAAGTGCTTGGGGAAGTGTTGCAACTGAAAGAAACAATTAACAGGATGGTGGATAGTTTAACCATCTTTGCTTCCGAAGTAACTCGGGTTGCCAAAGAAGTGGGCACCGAAGGGAAATTAGGTGGGCAGGCACAAGTACCCAATGTTACAGGTACATGGAAAGAATTAACGGATAACGTGAATGCGATGGCAGCCAATTTAACCAACCAGGTGCGCAATATCGCGCAAGTTACCACCGCTGTAGCCAGCGGCAATTTGAATCAAAAAATTACCGTTGAGGTACGAGGTGAAGTATTGGAATTAAAAAATACCATCAACGACATGGTGGATAACTTAAGATCATTTTCAGGTGAAGTAACGCGGGTAGCGAAAGAGGTGGGTACCGAGGGTAAATTAGGTGGTCAAGCACAGGTTCCTGGGGTAACTGGCACATGGAAGGAATTGACCGATAATGTGAATGCGATGGCTGCCAATTTAACCAGCCAAGTGCGTAATATTGCTCAGGTCGCCACGGCGGTTGCGGATGGCGATCTGAATCAAAAAATAACGGTTGAGGTCAGTGGAGAAATTCTTCAACTTAAAGAAACACTAAACAAGATGGTGGATAACTTAAATCTTTTTGCCGCTGAAGTTACACGCGTTGCAAAAGAAGTGGGTACCGAAGGAAAATTAGGTGGTCAGGCTTCAGTACCGGAAGTCGGTGGTACCTGGAAAGAATTAACTGCCAACGTGAATGCGATGGCTTCTAACCTGACGGATCAAGTACGTAATATTTCAAAAGTTGCGATTGCAATCAGCGCAGGGGATTTGACGCAAAAAATTACTGTTGAGGCTAAAGGGGAAGTGTTACTGCTCAAAGAAACCATCAATAAAATGGTGGATGACCTTAATCGCTTGGCGAGTGAGGTATCCCGTGTGGCGCAAGTAGCGGGTAAAGAAGGCAGATTAAATGAACGCGCTAATGTTGAAGGTGTTGGAGGCAGTTGGAAAGATATTGTTGATAAATTAAATAATCTCTTGAATTCGATTGCGACACCGGTACAAGAAGTGATTCGCCTTGCGGTCGCACTATCCATGGGCGATGTGTCGCAACGAGTCAGTATTGAAACCCAGGGTGATATCAGAACATTATCTGATGCATTGAATAAGTCTTTTGATGATTTAGGCGCATTAATTCGTTTTGCTATGGACAGTTCGACCAAAGTTTCTGGCGCGTCAGTACAATTAGCGGATATCTCAAAGCAGGTTAGTAGTACTTTGCAACAAGCAGCGAGCACCACACAGCAAATCGCTGTGGGGGCGAAAGAACAGGCGAAAAAACTGGAATCAAGTACGCGGATTGTTACGGAACTGTCTAAATCCATTCAACAAGGGGCAACCAATTCACGTACTGCCGCGGAAGTAACCCAAGAAGCCGCAAAACTGGCAAGCAGGGGTACTGATGCAGGAAAACAAGCGGCAACACGGCTTAAGTCTATTGATGATATCGTGAAATCCAATACCGATACAGTCAAAGATTTGGATAAGCGCGCCAAAGAAATTGGGGTGATTGTCGGTACGACAAAAGGTATTGCCGATCAAACAAACCTTTTGGCATTAAATGCCGCAATAGAAGCTGCTCGTGCCGGTGAGGCAGGTCGAGGATTTGCTGTGGTGGCCGACGAAATTAGGAAGCTTGCTGAAGGGACTAAAAAAGCCGCCGTGCAAATTGAGGGTATGGTGAACACCATACTCGAGTCGACCACACAAGTGGTTGAAGGTATGACCACAGGTACACAGAAGGTCACTGAATCCATTGATATTGTCAATGAAGCGTTAAGAATTCTTAGCCAAATTAGTTCGGGTACCCAGGAAATCACAGTCAAGGCTCAGGAAATTTCAACTGCAACATCAGAGCAAGCCAAGGCAGCCCTTGCTGTTGCAAAAACAACAGAAGAGATCTCGGCGACCTCAGAGCAAGCGGCAGTTGGTGCCGAACAGATGTCCTCGTCAATTCAACAACAAACTGCCAGTATGCAACAAATGACGGTGTCCGCTTCGAATTTATCCGTTCTGTCCGATGAGTTAAGAACGGCCCTGAAACGATTTAAAGTAGCCTATATGGCCTCTGAAACACACGTGCTCAGGGGTGAATAA
- a CDS encoding chemotaxis protein CheW encodes MPNRSSSTLKAKEQQLVQLIVFRSGNEEFCIPISDAQEIIKVVPITPIPDSPYFIRGLINVRGDIVAIIDIKSLFSLPTAVNDNPKHIIITKQNSGIFGLMVDEVVEVLRVNGAEINKNPSSIINIHEKYVGGVVIDENRLIILLNLASILAQEELIKLSAMERY; translated from the coding sequence ATGCCGAATCGATCCTCATCAACTCTTAAAGCTAAAGAACAACAATTAGTGCAACTCATTGTATTTCGATCAGGAAATGAAGAGTTTTGTATACCAATCAGTGACGCACAAGAAATTATCAAGGTCGTTCCCATCACCCCTATTCCTGATTCGCCCTATTTTATACGTGGGTTGATCAATGTGCGTGGCGATATTGTAGCGATTATTGATATTAAAAGCCTATTTTCTCTTCCCACAGCCGTTAACGATAATCCAAAGCATATCATTATTACAAAACAAAATAGTGGGATTTTTGGCCTAATGGTTGATGAAGTCGTTGAAGTTTTGCGTGTAAACGGTGCGGAGATAAATAAAAATCCTTCCAGCATCATCAATATTCATGAAAAATATGTCGGTGGGGTAGTGATTGATGAAAATCGTTTAATTATTTTATTAAATTTAGCGAGTATTTTAGCGCAAGAGGAACTTATAAAGCTATCCGCCATGGAACGTTATTAA
- a CDS encoding response regulator yields the protein MGKKVMIVDDSNFMRTILKDILNKQFADLDIIEADGEKAALLLLKKKSPDLVLLDVIMNASEVEGIQLLESIHNQYPHINVFMVTSVGHASIKERCKSLGAKGYIQKPFETEQIKQELKKYL from the coding sequence ATGGGTAAGAAGGTGATGATTGTGGATGATTCCAATTTTATGCGGACAATCTTAAAAGATATTTTAAATAAACAGTTTGCAGATCTCGATATCATAGAGGCTGATGGCGAAAAAGCAGCCCTACTCTTACTCAAAAAAAAATCACCCGATCTCGTACTACTCGATGTAATCATGAATGCCAGTGAAGTGGAAGGAATTCAGCTCTTAGAAAGCATTCATAATCAATATCCACACATCAATGTATTCATGGTGACATCCGTTGGTCATGCTTCAATTAAGGAACGGTGTAAATCTCTGGGAGCAAAAGGATACATTCAAAAACCATTTGAGACAGAGCAAATTAAACAGGAACTTAAAAAATATTTATAA